The Exiguobacterium aurantiacum DSM 6208 genome includes a window with the following:
- the thiM gene encoding hydroxyethylthiazole kinase codes for MKRDLWDKVRAERPLIHNITNIVVANFSANGLLAVGASPVMASAVEEVAEMATVSDALVLNIGTLDASTEATMIRAGQAANAAGRPVVFDPVGVGATSFRRQVATTILAQVQVTVIRGNAGEMATLIDRTAHTRGVDAGEALHDVTHIAREAAKRYRCVVAVTGETDVVSDGDVTIEIKGGTEVMTRTTGTGCLLSAVVGAFLAVESDAMTATSTALAGYARCGELATMRAEGSGDFPIHFLNELGKMTAVELPSDRIEVVS; via the coding sequence ATGAAGCGCGATTTATGGGACAAAGTCCGGGCCGAGCGACCGCTCATCCATAACATCACGAACATCGTCGTCGCGAACTTTTCAGCGAACGGTCTGCTCGCCGTCGGCGCGTCACCGGTCATGGCGTCCGCTGTCGAGGAAGTGGCGGAAATGGCTACAGTGAGCGATGCGCTCGTATTGAACATCGGAACGCTCGATGCATCGACCGAAGCGACGATGATTCGGGCCGGGCAAGCGGCAAACGCTGCGGGACGTCCCGTCGTTTTCGACCCGGTCGGTGTCGGCGCGACATCGTTTCGGCGTCAAGTGGCGACCACGATCCTCGCACAGGTGCAAGTGACCGTCATTCGTGGCAACGCCGGTGAGATGGCGACACTGATTGACCGAACGGCCCACACGCGAGGGGTCGATGCCGGGGAAGCGTTGCATGACGTGACACACATCGCGCGCGAGGCGGCCAAGCGGTATCGCTGTGTCGTTGCCGTGACCGGAGAGACGGATGTCGTCAGTGACGGGGACGTGACGATTGAAATCAAAGGAGGGACCGAAGTGATGACACGGACGACCGGGACCGGCTGTTTGCTCAGTGCGGTCGTCGGCGCATTTCTTGCGGTCGAGTCCGACGCGATGACCGCGACGTCGACGGCGCTCGCCGGATACGCCCGCTGCGGGGAACTCGCGACAATGCGTGCCGAAGGGTCGGGCGATTTCCCGATCCACTTCTTGAACGAACTCGGTAAGATGACCGCGGTCGAACTACCGAGCGACCGGATCGAGGTGGTATCATGA
- a CDS encoding putative glycoside hydrolase, whose amino-acid sequence MQRFLFIVLCSSIILGGCITKTPFDFDEIESYKIFYNVPTDEIIEDMARYDLVIIEPIWYSPEQIETIRSNGTKVLGYINVMEADTWNRALIGQMEEDDFFYRDGERIYFPKWDSYLTNIASANFRKILMREIQKQVINKHLDGIFLDTVGDIDDVHLDHPDDLAEQLDGLEAFLKSIQGTYPGVPIVQNWGIETLERTSAPYVDGFMWEGFNYTAITTDSWSMEKIERLDALRETYDIAVLTVSDQEETASRELAEQHGYIHYHEPTYYDTWDF is encoded by the coding sequence GTGCAACGATTTTTATTCATCGTTCTCTGCTCATCTATTATTTTAGGGGGGTGCATCACTAAAACACCGTTCGACTTTGATGAGATTGAGTCGTATAAGATTTTTTATAACGTACCGACCGATGAAATCATTGAAGATATGGCCCGCTATGACCTGGTCATCATTGAACCGATTTGGTATTCACCGGAACAAATCGAGACGATCCGGTCAAACGGGACAAAAGTGCTCGGTTACATTAACGTGATGGAAGCCGACACGTGGAATCGGGCATTGATTGGACAAATGGAAGAGGATGACTTCTTTTATCGTGACGGGGAACGGATTTACTTTCCGAAGTGGGACTCCTACTTGACGAATATCGCTTCCGCGAATTTCCGGAAAATCCTCATGCGAGAAATTCAAAAGCAAGTGATTAATAAACATTTAGACGGGATTTTTCTCGATACGGTCGGTGATATCGATGATGTCCATCTCGATCATCCGGACGATTTGGCTGAACAGTTGGATGGGCTCGAAGCATTTTTAAAATCGATTCAAGGCACATATCCCGGGGTCCCGATCGTTCAAAATTGGGGGATTGAGACGCTAGAACGAACGAGCGCCCCATACGTGGACGGATTCATGTGGGAAGGGTTCAATTATACGGCCATCACGACCGACTCTTGGTCGATGGAAAAAATTGAGCGATTGGATGCGTTGCGAGAGACGTATGATATTGCCGTGTTGACCGTCTCGGATCAAGAAGAAACAGCTAGCCGGGAGTTAGCGGAACAACATGGGTACATCCATTACCATGAGCCTACGTATTATGATACATGGGATTTTTAG
- the tenA gene encoding thiaminase II produces the protein MTFTQQIRQEADALFQASFDHPFVQALGEGTLDEAKFRHYVLQDSYYLNQFSKVQAKGAILSHDMELSSRFLTHALHTIEAEHALHREFFTMLDVTEEERRGFEPAPTAYAYAMHMQQAGPTLGDVLAAILPCYWVYYEIGERLKDAKPEHPIYTAWIATYGSEWFRELVEEQIDRLDLLAEQATEVERTRYRQSFLKSCYYEVAFWQMAWTLETWDVPVEVSR, from the coding sequence ATGACGTTCACACAACAAATCCGACAAGAGGCGGATGCTTTGTTCCAAGCGAGTTTTGACCACCCGTTCGTTCAAGCACTAGGTGAGGGAACGCTCGACGAGGCGAAGTTTCGCCACTACGTCCTGCAAGACTCGTACTATTTGAACCAGTTCTCAAAAGTGCAGGCGAAGGGAGCGATTTTATCGCACGACATGGAGCTGTCGAGCCGATTTTTGACGCATGCCCTACACACGATTGAAGCCGAACACGCGTTACACCGTGAGTTCTTTACGATGCTTGACGTGACCGAAGAAGAAAGACGTGGGTTCGAGCCGGCACCGACCGCATACGCATACGCGATGCACATGCAACAAGCCGGACCGACGCTCGGGGATGTGCTCGCGGCGATTCTGCCGTGTTACTGGGTGTACTACGAGATTGGGGAACGGTTGAAAGACGCGAAGCCGGAGCATCCAATCTATACGGCTTGGATTGCCACGTACGGGTCGGAATGGTTCCGTGAACTCGTCGAAGAGCAGATTGACCGTCTCGATTTGTTGGCCGAACAGGCGACCGAAGTCGAGCGCACCCGTTATCGTCAATCGTTCTTGAAGAGCTGTTACTATGAAGTGGCGTTTTGGCAGATGGCGTGGACGCTTGAGACGTGGGACGTCCCGGTGGAGGTGAGCCGATGA
- the pelF gene encoding GT4 family glycosyltransferase PelF has protein sequence MKIGLVLEGSYPYVSGGVSSWTQTLLEEMPDVEFEIISIQPTEKRPEDMKYVLPENVSGVTHLYLNEPGQRGKGRMKLNSEEEEKLSDWLMLKSPNRQALGIIGSRIPSSEAFFASEFFWRNVKAAYTEEMNGGSFIDYFWMWQSMYMPVLRVLHQPLPKVDLVHSISTGYAGMVASYMKETQGIPFILTEHGIYSREREEEILQSYWIPAPYKPRWVRFFHHLSREAYNAADEIITLFERNREYQEWIGAPSEKTKIIANGIADRHIRPVIEPVEHDVFQIGAIVRVVPIKDLKTMIYGAKILQERNRLFKLTIMGPLDEDEEYAEECRLLIEQSGLTDYVELVGKVNVQDWLPTFDLLLLTSISEGQPLAILEGMAAGIPWVATDVGACSELLYGRTDDPFGPAGFIVPPVHPEAIADKVEWMMDYPRERMRFGKNGRERVRQYYRLQQFVDRYKAIYEARREQYGGHRV, from the coding sequence ATGAAGATTGGACTCGTGCTAGAAGGAAGCTATCCATATGTGAGCGGGGGCGTCTCCAGTTGGACCCAGACGCTCCTTGAAGAAATGCCGGACGTGGAATTTGAAATCATTTCAATCCAGCCTACCGAGAAGCGTCCGGAAGATATGAAATACGTGTTGCCGGAGAACGTTTCTGGCGTCACCCATTTGTACTTGAACGAACCGGGACAGCGAGGAAAAGGGCGGATGAAGCTAAATTCGGAGGAGGAAGAAAAACTGTCCGATTGGCTCATGTTGAAAAGTCCAAATCGACAAGCGCTCGGAATTATTGGTTCACGAATCCCATCGAGCGAGGCGTTTTTTGCCAGTGAATTCTTTTGGCGAAACGTAAAAGCAGCCTATACCGAGGAGATGAACGGGGGCTCGTTTATCGATTATTTCTGGATGTGGCAAAGTATGTACATGCCGGTACTCCGTGTGTTGCATCAACCGCTCCCGAAAGTCGATCTCGTCCATTCCATCTCGACCGGTTATGCCGGAATGGTCGCCTCGTATATGAAAGAAACGCAAGGCATCCCATTCATCTTGACGGAACATGGCATCTACTCACGGGAACGGGAAGAAGAAATCCTTCAATCGTACTGGATCCCGGCCCCGTACAAACCGAGATGGGTCCGATTTTTCCATCACTTGTCACGCGAGGCCTACAACGCGGCCGACGAAATCATCACGTTGTTTGAACGGAACCGGGAATACCAGGAGTGGATCGGGGCACCGAGCGAGAAGACGAAGATTATCGCCAACGGCATTGCCGACCGCCATATCCGGCCGGTCATCGAACCGGTCGAACATGACGTATTTCAAATTGGGGCGATCGTCCGTGTCGTCCCGATCAAAGATTTGAAGACGATGATTTATGGCGCCAAAATTTTGCAAGAACGTAATCGTTTGTTCAAATTGACGATCATGGGACCGCTCGATGAAGATGAAGAGTATGCAGAAGAGTGCCGTTTGCTCATCGAACAGAGCGGTCTCACGGACTACGTCGAACTCGTCGGGAAAGTGAATGTTCAAGATTGGCTCCCGACGTTTGACTTGTTGCTGTTGACGAGTATCTCGGAAGGACAACCACTCGCCATTTTAGAAGGCATGGCCGCAGGCATCCCTTGGGTGGCGACCGATGTCGGGGCGTGCTCTGAATTATTATACGGACGGACGGACGACCCGTTCGGACCAGCCGGATTCATCGTGCCCCCGGTCCATCCGGAGGCGATTGCCGACAAAGTCGAGTGGATGATGGACTATCCGCGCGAACGGATGCGCTTCGGGAAGAACGGTCGCGAACGTGTGCGTCAGTATTACCGGTTGCAACAGTTCGTCGACCGCTATAAAGCCATCTATGAAGCGAGGAGGGAACAGTATGGCGGGCATCGGGTTTAA
- a CDS encoding DUF2194 domain-containing protein, with protein MEKRTIISFSLFIVLFLAIVGAIQYLRIHSLHTLLPNVAEQRMEIDQLQGGEAAASGQHRLQVYLVRDDEELAVKAADNILYGLRYAKLDVTEIAPEEVGTVAPSPYTILIFTGERTTRWPFAEMKRFVEGGGNIIFGNRFKDPAFNELTGVEEIGEFVPDVYGLNFEEKIFPGYVDLNPPEDLFVHSVVDFAIADEANVILSAEGFPILWEYAVGQGNVLYWNTTITNQKMMRGLFVQTLGTLPPAFVSAQAAIKLMYIDDFPAPIMSGKMKDVSTTPLDKSVKDFFAEDWWEDMVEMAEADDLIYTGAMIGTYEEEMELVDEQLIKRGEFPMLFFGRKLLANGGEIGLHGYNHQSLVTADEPIDPTYGYIPWKDKEEMKRSLLQAESVFANYFPAETLKSYVPPSNALNRTGVDAIAEALPELRTIASLYTGESENGDFVQEFEFDETHPELYHFPRVTSDYGESKGSIFQMVDAIANFGVFSHFIHPDDVIDPERAFGRDWDTMFASLRKIIDDVNVNYPHLQAYTQHYATEKLITYQAADLNASFDENIIYLSGEGLVNPSHFTVRLKTGQSIDTGTFAFGTVEQMEADRPLYLVTLTAASAEIAIEGDAQ; from the coding sequence ATGGAAAAACGAACTATAATCTCATTCTCGCTCTTCATCGTCTTATTTCTCGCCATCGTCGGTGCGATTCAATATTTACGCATCCATTCTTTGCACACGTTATTGCCAAACGTCGCGGAGCAACGGATGGAGATCGATCAATTGCAAGGCGGGGAAGCGGCCGCGTCGGGGCAACACCGTCTTCAAGTTTATCTCGTACGTGACGACGAAGAGCTTGCGGTCAAAGCTGCCGATAATATCCTTTACGGACTTCGTTACGCCAAGTTGGACGTGACCGAGATCGCCCCGGAAGAAGTCGGGACGGTGGCGCCCTCACCGTACACGATTCTCATCTTCACAGGAGAACGGACGACGCGTTGGCCGTTCGCGGAGATGAAGCGATTTGTAGAAGGAGGCGGGAACATCATCTTCGGCAACCGTTTCAAAGACCCGGCATTTAATGAACTGACTGGGGTCGAAGAGATCGGGGAGTTTGTCCCGGACGTATATGGTTTGAACTTTGAAGAGAAAATTTTCCCGGGCTATGTTGATTTGAATCCGCCGGAAGATTTATTCGTTCATAGTGTTGTCGACTTCGCCATCGCGGATGAAGCGAACGTCATCCTGTCTGCTGAAGGGTTCCCGATTCTTTGGGAGTACGCCGTCGGTCAAGGAAACGTCTTGTATTGGAATACGACCATCACAAACCAGAAGATGATGCGCGGACTGTTCGTCCAGACGCTCGGCACGTTGCCGCCTGCGTTCGTCTCGGCCCAAGCCGCAATCAAACTGATGTATATCGATGATTTCCCAGCACCGATCATGAGCGGCAAAATGAAAGACGTCTCGACGACGCCGCTCGATAAGTCCGTCAAAGACTTCTTTGCAGAAGATTGGTGGGAGGACATGGTCGAGATGGCGGAAGCGGACGATTTGATTTACACAGGTGCGATGATCGGCACGTACGAAGAAGAGATGGAACTAGTCGATGAGCAACTGATTAAGCGAGGGGAATTCCCGATGCTGTTCTTCGGTCGGAAACTGCTCGCGAACGGCGGCGAGATCGGATTGCACGGCTATAATCACCAATCACTCGTCACGGCCGATGAGCCGATTGACCCGACGTACGGATATATCCCATGGAAAGATAAAGAAGAGATGAAGCGTTCACTCCTTCAAGCCGAATCAGTGTTTGCGAACTACTTCCCGGCCGAAACGCTCAAATCGTACGTGCCGCCGTCGAACGCGCTCAACCGTACCGGCGTCGATGCGATTGCCGAGGCGTTGCCGGAGCTGCGGACAATTGCATCGCTCTATACGGGCGAATCTGAGAACGGGGATTTTGTCCAAGAGTTTGAGTTTGATGAGACACATCCGGAGCTGTACCATTTCCCGCGCGTGACGAGCGACTACGGTGAGTCAAAAGGATCGATTTTCCAAATGGTCGATGCGATCGCCAATTTCGGTGTCTTCTCGCACTTCATCCACCCGGACGATGTCATCGACCCGGAGCGGGCGTTCGGAAGAGACTGGGATACGATGTTCGCAAGTCTTAGAAAAATCATCGATGATGTCAACGTCAACTATCCGCATTTGCAAGCGTACACTCAGCACTATGCGACAGAGAAACTGATCACGTATCAAGCGGCCGACTTGAACGCATCGTTTGATGAGAACATCATTTACTTGTCGGGTGAAGGTCTCGTCAACCCGTCACACTTCACAGTTCGACTAAAAACAGGCCAATCCATCGATACCGGCACGTTCGCCTTCGGGACAGTCGAACAGATGGAAGCGGACCGTCCACTCTATTTAGTCACATTGACGGCGGCGAGCGCCGAAATCGCCATCGAGGGGGACGCACAATGA
- a CDS encoding pentapeptide repeat-containing protein gives MFQSHATYVGEDFRDETLRDVFLTQTTFENCRFTYVDATEFETAQCRFIHCDFTDSKWNASRHSGSSFLNCTFTGANLFLSEFDQCKMTGSSFESCTFEGTVVRGGDWSFVNLRHAPLRKMDWSGVRLTEADLYGADLKETIWTNAILSRAVLQHADCTSADFVSAEMDGVDFSDVTLKKTKLDVMQAVQVAGSLGAIVV, from the coding sequence ATGTTTCAATCACATGCCACATACGTTGGGGAAGATTTTCGCGACGAGACGCTCCGTGACGTCTTTCTCACCCAGACGACGTTCGAGAACTGCCGTTTCACATATGTCGATGCGACCGAGTTCGAAACGGCCCAGTGTCGTTTCATCCACTGTGACTTCACCGATTCGAAATGGAACGCCTCTCGCCATAGCGGCAGCTCGTTCTTGAACTGTACGTTCACCGGCGCGAACCTGTTTTTATCGGAGTTCGACCAATGCAAGATGACGGGCTCGTCGTTTGAAAGTTGTACGTTCGAAGGCACGGTCGTCCGGGGCGGGGACTGGTCGTTCGTGAACTTGCGTCACGCGCCGCTCCGGAAAATGGACTGGTCCGGTGTCCGGTTGACCGAGGCCGACTTATACGGGGCTGATTTGAAAGAGACGATATGGACGAACGCCATCTTGTCACGAGCCGTCTTGCAACATGCCGACTGTACATCGGCCGACTTTGTCTCGGCCGAAATGGACGGAGTCGATTTCTCGGACGTGACGCTCAAGAAAACGAAACTTGACGTCATGCAGGCCGTCCAAGTGGCGGGCTCGCTCGGGGCAATTGTCGTATGA
- the pelG gene encoding exopolysaccharide Pel transporter PelG — MAGIGFKLQKLFQEDYYSSRLKAYTFSGLVTSGPWLIVILVVGTIQWLAFQMPMLSLEERTIFMLSVSYAFIFSQIVFSFQQLVVTRYVADLFYEKKAHEIFPVFTGMLKVTMLAAVIMYSIFWMISPLDFVYKLVLFVLFMTINVIWVMFLFLSAAKFYQAIAYSFLLGGFIAVGGVFLISRIMADPTSLELLTGFTAGMIVTLFGLFFAMLRTFPLRYATREFSYFRYFDLYPDLFAIGVLYVLGIWVTNFIIWFGEGRMVVADSFVFNPYYDTAVFWSYLTIIPTQLLFVVAVETRFYERYRTFYGLINYGGALHQIDKAKQTMTTVLKNELIRLGRSQGVVTLFAVLMAGVFVGWIGVPEEVGQIFRMTTLAAFANAMILVLTLLLLYFEDRRGALLVNLSFFTFNALFTMLLLPRGIDWYGVGFAVSTTITFFIAGLRLIYFMGKVDYYVFASSNRRKLGTERFSNMGSMLNRRFSR; from the coding sequence ATGGCGGGCATCGGGTTTAAACTGCAGAAACTGTTTCAAGAAGACTACTATTCGTCACGGCTGAAAGCGTACACGTTCTCTGGTCTCGTCACGTCAGGACCGTGGTTGATTGTCATTTTGGTCGTCGGGACGATTCAATGGTTGGCGTTTCAAATGCCGATGCTGTCGCTAGAGGAACGGACGATTTTCATGCTGTCTGTGTCTTACGCCTTCATCTTTTCGCAAATCGTCTTCAGTTTTCAACAACTTGTCGTGACGCGTTACGTCGCCGACTTGTTTTATGAGAAGAAGGCGCATGAGATTTTCCCTGTCTTTACCGGTATGTTGAAAGTGACGATGCTCGCAGCAGTCATCATGTACAGCATCTTTTGGATGATCTCACCGCTCGATTTTGTGTATAAGCTCGTCTTGTTCGTCTTATTCATGACGATCAACGTCATTTGGGTCATGTTCTTGTTTTTGAGCGCGGCCAAGTTTTATCAGGCGATCGCATACAGCTTTTTGCTCGGTGGTTTCATCGCGGTCGGCGGCGTGTTCTTGATTAGCCGCATCATGGCAGACCCGACGAGCCTAGAGCTGTTGACCGGCTTCACCGCTGGTATGATCGTGACATTATTCGGATTATTCTTTGCGATGTTGCGGACGTTCCCGCTCCGCTACGCCACGAGAGAGTTCTCTTATTTCCGTTACTTTGATCTCTACCCCGACTTGTTCGCGATCGGCGTCTTGTACGTCCTCGGGATTTGGGTGACGAACTTCATCATCTGGTTCGGTGAGGGACGGATGGTCGTCGCTGATTCGTTCGTGTTTAATCCGTACTACGACACGGCCGTGTTTTGGTCGTACTTGACGATTATCCCGACTCAGTTGCTGTTCGTCGTCGCCGTCGAGACGAGATTTTATGAACGGTACCGTACGTTTTATGGGCTCATCAATTACGGGGGGGCACTCCATCAAATCGACAAAGCGAAACAGACGATGACGACCGTCTTGAAAAATGAGTTGATTCGCCTCGGCCGGAGTCAAGGCGTCGTCACACTGTTCGCGGTGCTCATGGCCGGTGTCTTCGTCGGTTGGATCGGCGTACCAGAGGAAGTTGGGCAAATCTTCCGGATGACGACACTTGCCGCGTTCGCGAATGCGATGATTCTCGTGTTGACGCTACTGTTGCTCTACTTCGAAGATCGGCGTGGTGCGCTTCTCGTCAACTTGTCGTTTTTCACGTTCAACGCTTTGTTCACGATGCTGTTGCTTCCGCGAGGCATCGATTGGTATGGCGTCGGTTTTGCAGTCAGTACGACGATCACGTTCTTTATCGCCGGCCTCCGTTTGATTTACTTCATGGGCAAAGTCGATTATTACGTGTTTGCCTCTTCGAATCGGCGTAAACTCGGAACGGAACGGTTCTCCAATATGGGAAGTATGTTGAACCGCCGCTTCTCACGTTGA
- a CDS encoding aminoglycoside 6-adenylyltransferase, translated as MNHEAVLEQLCELSKEDDNVRVLVLNGSLVNPNVEADVYQDVDVSCFVRDVSDFLEDRTWIGRFGEALIMQTPDEVPGRLVYDRFAFLIQYADGHRIDLTVRPLCDVEEAIREDSLSLVLVDKDDRAGQMVPTDESYRVRRPTRWEYDQCWNEFWWVSLYVVKGIKRKQLLYAYDHVTIMRTMLRRMLSWQVGFQTDFTANAGKSGDGLAPYIDRDSWEAYLATYPVMETTSLETSHRLLVDQFERVSRLVADRSGFPYYEEEAYRMRDAFLTLWHSND; from the coding sequence ATGAACCATGAAGCCGTGCTCGAGCAGTTGTGCGAGCTATCAAAAGAAGACGACAACGTTCGCGTCCTCGTCTTGAACGGGTCGCTCGTCAACCCGAACGTAGAAGCTGATGTCTATCAAGATGTCGACGTCTCCTGTTTTGTGAGAGACGTCTCGGACTTTTTGGAAGACCGCACATGGATCGGACGTTTCGGAGAAGCACTCATCATGCAGACGCCAGACGAAGTACCCGGACGTCTCGTCTATGACCGATTCGCTTTCCTTATCCAATACGCGGACGGACATCGGATCGATTTGACCGTTCGTCCGCTCTGCGACGTGGAGGAGGCGATACGAGAAGACTCGCTCAGTCTCGTCCTCGTCGACAAGGACGACAGGGCCGGTCAGATGGTCCCGACAGATGAGTCATATCGCGTTCGACGCCCGACGCGATGGGAGTATGACCAGTGCTGGAACGAGTTTTGGTGGGTGTCGCTTTACGTCGTCAAAGGGATCAAACGGAAACAACTGCTATACGCATATGACCATGTCACGATCATGCGGACAATGCTTAGGCGGATGCTGTCGTGGCAGGTCGGATTTCAGACGGATTTCACCGCGAACGCCGGGAAGTCCGGTGACGGGCTCGCCCCGTATATCGACCGTGACAGTTGGGAGGCGTATCTCGCTACGTATCCCGTGATGGAGACGACGTCGCTCGAGACGAGTCATCGACTGTTGGTCGATCAGTTCGAACGCGTCAGCAGACTGGTGGCCGACCGGTCAGGGTTTCCGTATTATGAAGAAGAAGCGTACCGAATGCGTGACGCCTTTTTGACGCTTTGGCATTCAAACGATTAA
- a CDS encoding potassium channel family protein, which translates to MNTILLTLAVLFVGLNIYTFFRHKTYRQTAFDGRLFSHLFVSLLGVMFRFAAIYYALSQDGMIFVTSLESMTPVEPSWQNVLYFSGVTLLSIGFGDLLPVGPARLFALVEAAIGILLPTAFFVKSVYKKEED; encoded by the coding sequence ATGAACACCATATTACTGACGCTTGCCGTCTTATTCGTCGGACTGAACATATATACCTTCTTTCGACACAAGACGTATCGGCAGACAGCATTTGACGGGCGTCTCTTTAGCCATCTGTTCGTCAGCTTGTTGGGCGTGATGTTCAGGTTCGCCGCCATCTACTATGCGTTATCGCAAGACGGTATGATTTTCGTCACGTCGCTCGAATCGATGACCCCCGTCGAACCGTCCTGGCAAAACGTCTTGTATTTCAGTGGGGTGACGCTTCTGTCGATCGGGTTTGGAGACTTGCTGCCAGTCGGTCCGGCCCGTCTGTTCGCGCTCGTCGAGGCCGCCATCGGTATCTTGCTCCCGACAGCGTTTTTCGTTAAGTCCGTATACAAAAAAGAAGAAGACTGA
- a CDS encoding GAF domain-containing protein: MNLFYVAAILFALRYGTIFGLISFGVLLLYKVVYTGFVGGDIFLLFYDTNSLLTLFYYFAITVIVGLFSTSFRERYEISQFRNEELKDENTYLKETVDLLNTSQTTLRQKLLQSEYSLNQLYELAVSLDLPHPELIRSETIRLLKKYFLASDVAIYHVDRSQKSMRLLIRQAEKKEFPQTIFLDEASGMFKRFFQVQETTLRQLDDDDSDPMLLAPITIDGQTREVVVIKRLPLRKLTTDDLHVLNILFSWIGTRIENAQTLIRKEQHELLYPGTSFYKKDAFANLVALQEQKKVHHGQPFIVLEYALGYEPVSLESIEAIVHSYLREIDIVGYDREENKLMLLLPGTSEEHRQRIYDRIEGILIQKGV; encoded by the coding sequence TTGAACTTGTTTTACGTGGCCGCGATTTTATTCGCGTTACGGTACGGGACGATCTTTGGTCTCATCAGTTTCGGCGTCTTGCTCCTATACAAAGTGGTTTACACCGGCTTCGTCGGAGGAGACATTTTCTTATTGTTCTACGATACAAACTCACTTCTTACACTCTTCTATTACTTCGCTATCACTGTCATCGTCGGTTTATTCAGCACATCATTTCGTGAACGTTATGAGATCAGTCAGTTCCGTAACGAGGAGCTGAAAGATGAGAACACGTATTTGAAAGAAACTGTCGATTTACTCAACACATCTCAAACGACACTTCGTCAAAAATTACTGCAATCAGAATATAGCCTCAACCAACTGTATGAACTGGCCGTGTCGCTCGATTTGCCGCACCCCGAGTTAATTCGGAGCGAGACGATTCGGCTACTAAAAAAATATTTCCTCGCAAGCGACGTTGCGATTTACCACGTCGACCGGTCGCAAAAATCGATGCGTCTCCTCATTCGTCAAGCCGAGAAAAAAGAGTTTCCGCAAACGATATTCCTCGATGAGGCGTCGGGCATGTTTAAACGTTTCTTCCAAGTGCAAGAGACGACGCTCCGACAACTCGATGACGACGATTCAGACCCGATGTTGCTCGCACCGATCACGATTGACGGACAGACGCGTGAGGTTGTTGTCATTAAGCGTCTGCCGCTTCGCAAGTTGACGACAGACGACTTGCACGTCTTGAATATCCTCTTCTCATGGATCGGCACCCGGATTGAAAACGCACAGACACTGATACGAAAAGAGCAACACGAATTGCTCTATCCGGGCACATCATTCTACAAAAAAGACGCGTTCGCCAATCTAGTGGCGCTTCAAGAACAAAAAAAGGTCCATCACGGTCAGCCGTTCATCGTGCTCGAATATGCACTCGGGTACGAGCCGGTCTCGCTTGAGAGCATCGAGGCCATCGTTCACTCCTATTTACGGGAAATCGATATCGTCGGATACGACCGCGAAGAAAACAAACTTATGTTGCTCTTGCCAGGAACGAGTGAAGAGCATCGACAGCGGATTTATGATCGGATTGAAGGCATCTTGATCCAGAAAGGGGTGTGA